A window of the Cicer arietinum cultivar CDC Frontier isolate Library 1 chromosome 6, Cicar.CDCFrontier_v2.0, whole genome shotgun sequence genome harbors these coding sequences:
- the LOC101513687 gene encoding two-component response regulator ARR12-like isoform X6, protein MALTILPERFPIGLRVLALDVDTTHHPILHAMGNRFQYQVMSSHYSTNSVMEAITKGASDYWIKPLEERHFQTMWKHVVKDIFHMNNKRGREQVDVPKQTIDENHNHNDDYPSPAKKFRWSWTQQLHNQFVTVVNELGIENAKPKKILKIMDVPGLTREHVASHLQQRVSWFKFVDRI, encoded by the exons ATGGCGCTAACAATACTACCAGAAAGATTCCCAATTGGTCTACGGGTTCTCGCCCTTGATGTTGACACAACTCACCATCCCATCCTTCACGCAATGGGTAATCGATTTCAATACCAAG TCATGTCTTCTCATTACTCTACCAATTCTGTCATGGAGGCTATCACAAAAGGGGCTTCTGATTATTGGATTAAGCCATTGGAAGAACGACACTTCCAGACTATGTGGAAGCATGTCGTAAAAGACATCTTCCATATGAACAACAAAAGGGGAAGAGAACAAGTCGATGTTCCAAAACAAACAATTGATGAAAACCATAATCATAATGATGATTATCCATCCCCGGCAAAGAAGTTCCGGTGGTCATGGACTCAACAGTTGCATAATCAATTCGTAACGGTGGTCAATGAATTAGGCATTGAAA ATGCAAAGCCcaaaaaaatactcaaaataatgGATGTTCCGGGTTTAACCCGAGAACACGTTGCTAGCCATTTGCAG CAAAGGGTTTCATGGTTCAAGTTTGTTGACCGCATATAG
- the LOC101513687 gene encoding two-component response regulator ARR12-like isoform X1 has protein sequence MALTILPERFPIGLRVLALDVDTTHHPILHAMGNRFQYQVMSSHYSTNSVMEAITKGASDYWIKPLEERHFQTMWKHVVKDIFHMNNKRGREQVDVPKQTIDENHNHNDDYPSPAKKFRWSWTQQLHNQFVTVVNELGIENAKPKKILKIMDVPGLTREHVASHLQQRLEEFCDDPYDIFYDLPDDLSTSFFGAGGQQPLKEFCDDPYDTFYDLPEDLSTLFFGACPPTEVDILSL, from the exons ATGGCGCTAACAATACTACCAGAAAGATTCCCAATTGGTCTACGGGTTCTCGCCCTTGATGTTGACACAACTCACCATCCCATCCTTCACGCAATGGGTAATCGATTTCAATACCAAG TCATGTCTTCTCATTACTCTACCAATTCTGTCATGGAGGCTATCACAAAAGGGGCTTCTGATTATTGGATTAAGCCATTGGAAGAACGACACTTCCAGACTATGTGGAAGCATGTCGTAAAAGACATCTTCCATATGAACAACAAAAGGGGAAGAGAACAAGTCGATGTTCCAAAACAAACAATTGATGAAAACCATAATCATAATGATGATTATCCATCCCCGGCAAAGAAGTTCCGGTGGTCATGGACTCAACAGTTGCATAATCAATTCGTAACGGTGGTCAATGAATTAGGCATTGAAA ATGCAAAGCCcaaaaaaatactcaaaataatgGATGTTCCGGGTTTAACCCGAGAACACGTTGCTAGCCATTTGCAG CAACGTTTAGAGGAATTCTGCGATGATCCTTACGACATTTTTTACGACCTTCCAGACGATTTATCTACTTCATTCTTTGGAGCTGGTGGACAGCAACCTTTAAAGGAATTTTGTGACGATCCTTACGACACTTTTTACGACCTTCCAGAAGATTTATCTACGTTATTCTTTGGAGCATGTCCTCCCACAGAAGTTGATATATTGAGTCTGTGA
- the LOC101513687 gene encoding two-component response regulator ARR12-like isoform X2: MALTILPERFPIGLRVLALDVDTTHHPILHAMGNRFQYQVMSSHYSTNSVMEAITKGASDYWIKPLEERHFQTMWKHVVKDIFHMNNKRGREQVDVPKQTIDENHNHNDDYPSPAKKFRWSWTQQLHNQFVTVVNELGIENAKPKKILKIMDVPGLTREHVASHLQVRFFFPFTKLLTGLAYETK, from the exons ATGGCGCTAACAATACTACCAGAAAGATTCCCAATTGGTCTACGGGTTCTCGCCCTTGATGTTGACACAACTCACCATCCCATCCTTCACGCAATGGGTAATCGATTTCAATACCAAG TCATGTCTTCTCATTACTCTACCAATTCTGTCATGGAGGCTATCACAAAAGGGGCTTCTGATTATTGGATTAAGCCATTGGAAGAACGACACTTCCAGACTATGTGGAAGCATGTCGTAAAAGACATCTTCCATATGAACAACAAAAGGGGAAGAGAACAAGTCGATGTTCCAAAACAAACAATTGATGAAAACCATAATCATAATGATGATTATCCATCCCCGGCAAAGAAGTTCCGGTGGTCATGGACTCAACAGTTGCATAATCAATTCGTAACGGTGGTCAATGAATTAGGCATTGAAA ATGCAAAGCCcaaaaaaatactcaaaataatgGATGTTCCGGGTTTAACCCGAGAACACGTTGCTAGCCATTTGCAGGTTCGATTCTTTTTTCCT TTCACCAAGTTGCTCACTGGACTTGCCTATGAGACAAAGTAG
- the LOC101513687 gene encoding two-component response regulator ARR12-like isoform X5 — protein sequence MALTILPERFPIGLRVLALDVDTTHHPILHAMGNRFQYQVMSSHYSTNSVMEAITKGASDYWIKPLEERHFQTMWKHVVKDIFHMNNKRGREQVDVPKQTIDENHNHNDDYPSPAKKFRWSWTQQLHNQFVTVVNELGIENAKPKKILKIMDVPGLTREHVASHLQFTKLLTGLAYETK from the exons ATGGCGCTAACAATACTACCAGAAAGATTCCCAATTGGTCTACGGGTTCTCGCCCTTGATGTTGACACAACTCACCATCCCATCCTTCACGCAATGGGTAATCGATTTCAATACCAAG TCATGTCTTCTCATTACTCTACCAATTCTGTCATGGAGGCTATCACAAAAGGGGCTTCTGATTATTGGATTAAGCCATTGGAAGAACGACACTTCCAGACTATGTGGAAGCATGTCGTAAAAGACATCTTCCATATGAACAACAAAAGGGGAAGAGAACAAGTCGATGTTCCAAAACAAACAATTGATGAAAACCATAATCATAATGATGATTATCCATCCCCGGCAAAGAAGTTCCGGTGGTCATGGACTCAACAGTTGCATAATCAATTCGTAACGGTGGTCAATGAATTAGGCATTGAAA ATGCAAAGCCcaaaaaaatactcaaaataatgGATGTTCCGGGTTTAACCCGAGAACACGTTGCTAGCCATTTGCAG TTCACCAAGTTGCTCACTGGACTTGCCTATGAGACAAAGTAG
- the LOC101513687 gene encoding two-component response regulator ARR12-like isoform X4, with the protein MALTILPERFPIGLRVLALDVDTTHHPILHAMGNRFQYQVMSSHYSTNSVMEAITKGASDYWIKPLEERHFQTMWKHVVKDIFHMNNKRGREQVDVPKQTIDENHNHNDDYPSPAKKFRWSWTQQLHNQFVTVVNELGIENAKPKKILKIMDVPGLTREHVASHLQNECYIPSVSETYVQ; encoded by the exons ATGGCGCTAACAATACTACCAGAAAGATTCCCAATTGGTCTACGGGTTCTCGCCCTTGATGTTGACACAACTCACCATCCCATCCTTCACGCAATGGGTAATCGATTTCAATACCAAG TCATGTCTTCTCATTACTCTACCAATTCTGTCATGGAGGCTATCACAAAAGGGGCTTCTGATTATTGGATTAAGCCATTGGAAGAACGACACTTCCAGACTATGTGGAAGCATGTCGTAAAAGACATCTTCCATATGAACAACAAAAGGGGAAGAGAACAAGTCGATGTTCCAAAACAAACAATTGATGAAAACCATAATCATAATGATGATTATCCATCCCCGGCAAAGAAGTTCCGGTGGTCATGGACTCAACAGTTGCATAATCAATTCGTAACGGTGGTCAATGAATTAGGCATTGAAA ATGCAAAGCCcaaaaaaatactcaaaataatgGATGTTCCGGGTTTAACCCGAGAACACGTTGCTAGCCATTTGCAG AATGAATGCTATATCCCATCAGTTTCTGAAACATATGTCCAGTAG
- the LOC101513687 gene encoding two-component response regulator ARR12-like isoform X3 has protein sequence MALTILPERFPIGLRVLALDVDTTHHPILHAMGNRFQYQVMSSHYSTNSVMEAITKGASDYWIKPLEERHFQTMWKHVVKDIFHMNNKRGREQVDVPKQTIDENHNHNDDYPSPAKKFRWSWTQQLHNQFVTVVNELGIENAKPKKILKIMDVPGLTREHVASHLQTIYLLHSLELVDSNL, from the exons ATGGCGCTAACAATACTACCAGAAAGATTCCCAATTGGTCTACGGGTTCTCGCCCTTGATGTTGACACAACTCACCATCCCATCCTTCACGCAATGGGTAATCGATTTCAATACCAAG TCATGTCTTCTCATTACTCTACCAATTCTGTCATGGAGGCTATCACAAAAGGGGCTTCTGATTATTGGATTAAGCCATTGGAAGAACGACACTTCCAGACTATGTGGAAGCATGTCGTAAAAGACATCTTCCATATGAACAACAAAAGGGGAAGAGAACAAGTCGATGTTCCAAAACAAACAATTGATGAAAACCATAATCATAATGATGATTATCCATCCCCGGCAAAGAAGTTCCGGTGGTCATGGACTCAACAGTTGCATAATCAATTCGTAACGGTGGTCAATGAATTAGGCATTGAAA ATGCAAAGCCcaaaaaaatactcaaaataatgGATGTTCCGGGTTTAACCCGAGAACACGTTGCTAGCCATTTGCAG ACGATTTATCTACTTCATTCTTTGGAGCTGGTGGACAGCAACCTTTAA